The Ranitomeya imitator isolate aRanImi1 chromosome 3, aRanImi1.pri, whole genome shotgun sequence genome has a window encoding:
- the EXPH5 gene encoding exophilin-5 isoform X1: MSSLLPDPESSRMTTSRNFQPQKSSGSSFLGLRSPLSSLFSFRKSAKQNVKPPSPQERHSIFSISGQILPNTEVKKKFENYHSARSVKQIANFFEGQHKTRHNDAPKATVQLEKEVFQVLGDLDQKLAQEQSLSQTPRISRLESYKRGRHNGKEDSLHNTSEAKNVFSNLPSHDGKRTVSLQETQTTYATYQPKKFSEMYLNRQHSASKLETSKKPFYKKSSLLFSAASNTTATSSSHSGSFSSSSLQPSTPGIDLERTRPHKSKRTPVTSIKWDNAFPSEQPKETGRPFKTQSALDLTILDKYSQHSRVSDLFKYNTPRVQVSSTNDFSEVRNINTEASTSSFMYTADNRSTGYYKTDSPSHRHEVKYATISERYCEEESKNNYFNNEMSKTPNENSSGNDKEAEPMEIESELSVLNDSNVHYIMGRAEASSNVQTEGCSTKADVIIIESKMAVDNEQCRHSESEINDEDVPVDHTFHEPIEISSSQALEPKILDIDAPKVFLSSRDTSLSTSADIGSIAQEDRFPPKTERLVHNPILNAIKKFSSLEHKTSSKIDPPSFKDIKSSIISDRKNTAAYNNSSSFFKDTSNTGGRFAWMNKRRGSKDNQTAGFRSDTLKFQKRNASSLPDLLDQDSDILSNNIYATGPKKSWENLEVEFDTTLVPETKSFRISDDVDKSYSENDSKYEQPCVQNAIYQGKNRGTKSFLYPQKPYMSDINATFRNLDKTTTYTPAPYQPDRLREKRAKYKLSGGFMSDTLKYKKTNASSLPDLLDQESDHLSNDLETILHKTICEPVRNYHPSNVSETKSLMNPVEKKEMYLDGSTRHGLSSVQHPNQLPKTSSLNTSQSSRKIFTLSSGSELGNASIKTEKKTTDSELAYRTTPFSHVHAKFKSVNFNRGRYNGQNIYDSNNNSFDDGSKTKSAYIYQRQNDPEPNQVKALKCDTSSKSNQSVLYPQDVVSSAHQICTDQQIQGEQGYKSERNLHQNLIYQLDEKENKSVEYIEPAKVIDSSRFPISQIVKEHSEGNILSTGTCLPPTENKATNILRHHLLVTPEPFKRNVHISVIPKSQWNQSTSCEDGQTKTSLEGGIIKDFAREEETSPEGLQLYNTYSCQQVVENTEVYESITNSSYPEEDKIEYRQVVSVYYSLPRKFTRKISDLSKNNLKNIDKTLEQNRTPSAILDKINSYHKEDYSKNQNSKNTTAVTEKIHNDKGHSADDVTCKMHLLNFHIIPLQTNLVKNDNRTNSGEETDDLVNKFSSLHISKNEDNYKAREEQKNKNEHSPSRSSPRHSPNTYYTLPNRKSGVQDLGKNVLERDIAMVRHRINPYTSSSPVSQDVFTAPMFSYDNLNCSPDYDFMHFQENNKQEYNINNNFAKYGDVCERKSMDESLLLREDLPSIYKSKSFKDLSHSKSYNTEDISPHHKYNTSPQNDYNYPSFNKSNDVVNRTRPSYCSEFVQKKMKPINAKKFSFSFDRSSQESVSPRQTGSYSDNFRISDVNSSPVFYSTNDIYPSHVPKHFGQRSPKHCQNPTYSNLYRSKSMRLLNTDGQENAMDYRRKSDSSFSSKSYGGTLRRKSPTSGETWNRRFSDEILDENENWPISEEHKPICTSKSLDYGIFGKEQQEAILNNVKRSLNEGRLWRPSFLKNPSFLRTEEYCSSQEANPVGRSPEDIPSQGPILKDHLNIYADEPVSSDSDSGTTTDDEYYLDENDKESEL; encoded by the exons ACACAGTATCTTTTCTATCAGCGGCCAGATACTGCCCAACACCGAGGTGAAGAAAAAG TTTGAAAATTACCATTCTGCAAGAAGCGTAAAACAGATTGCCAATTTTTTTGAAGGGCAACATAAAACCAGACACAATGATGCCCCAAAGGCCACCGTCCAGCTCGAAAAAGAAGTTTTTCAAG TTTTAGGAGATCTGGATCAAAAACTTGCCCAAGAACAGAGTCTCAGCCAAACACCAAGGATTAGTAGACTTGAAAGCTATAAGCGAGGAAGGCACAATGGCAAAGAAGATTCACTCCATAATACATCAGAAGCTAAAAACGTCTTCAGCAATTTACCTTCTCATGATGGAAAAAGAACTGTGTCACTTCAGGAGACTCAAACAACCTATGCCACATACCAACCCAAAAAATTTTCTGAAATGTACTTAAACAGACAACACTCTGCTTCCAAACTAGAGACTTCCAAAAAACCTTTTTACAAAAAGAGTTCTTTGCTTTTTTCAGCTGCAAGCAACACTACAGCAACTTCATCCTCTCATTCTGGCTCATTTTCATCAAGTAGCTTGCAGCCATCAACTCCAGGCATAGACCTGGAGAGGACAAGACCACACAAGTCAAAGAGGACACCTGTCACTTCCATCAAATGGGATAATGCATTTCCTTCTGAGCAGCCTAAGGAGACCGGTAGACCGTTCAAGACACAATCAGCTTTGGATCTTACAATACTTGATAAATACAGTCAACACAGCAGAGTGTCTGATCTTTTCAAGTACAACACACCGAGAGTACAAGTGTCCTCTACGAATGACTTTAGTGAAGTCAGAAATATCAACACTGAAGCAAGCACATCATCATTTATGTATACTGCAGATAATAGATCCACTGGATATTACAAAACTGACTCTCCTAGCCACAGGCATGAAGTCAAATATGCCACAATATCTGAAAGGTATTGTGAGGAGGAatctaaaaataattattttaataaTGAAATGAGTAAAACGCCTAATGAGAATTCGAGTGGCAATGACAAGGAAGCAGAACCAATGGAAATAGAAAGTGAATTATCCGTACTGAATGATAGCAATGTGCATTATATAATGGGAAGAGCAGAGGCTTCTAGTAACGTGCAAACAGAGGGCTGTTCTACAAAAGCAGATGTAATAATTATAGAGTCAAAAATGGCAGTAGATAATGAACAATGCAGACATTCCGAATCCGAGATCAATGATGAAGATGTTCCAGTAGATCATACGTTCCATGAACCGATTGAAATATCTTCTAGTCAAGCATTAGAACCCAAGATCTTGGATATTGATGCTCCAAAAGTCTTCCTTAGTTCTAGAGATACCAGTTTGTCAACTTCTGCTGACATTGGTTCCATTGCTCAAGAAGATCgtttcccaccaaaaacagaaaggcTTGTTCATAATCCGATATTAAATGCCATTAAAAAATTTTCTTCACTTGAACACAAAACATCTTCTAAAATTGATCCTCCTTCTTTTAAGGATATCAAATCTTCAATAATCAGTGATCGGAAAAACACAGCGGCTTATAATAATAGTTCTAGTTTTTTTAAGGACACCTCAAATACTGGCGGAAGATTTGCTTGGATGAATAAGAGGAGAGGATCAAAAGACAATCAAACAGCAGGTTTTCGGTCTGATACACTTAAGTTTCAGAAAAGAAACGCGTCTTCTCTCCCAGATTTACTTGACCAGGACAGTGATATTTTGTCTAATAATATCTACGCTACAGGACCCAAAAAGAGTTGGGAAAATCTAGAGGTAGAATTTGATACCACCCTGGTTCCTGAAACAAAATCTTTCAGAATTTCTGATGACGTAGATAAAAGTTACTCAGAAAATGATTCCAAATATGAGCAGCCTTGTGTTCAAAATGCCATTTATCAAGGCAAAAATCGAGGTACAAAAAGTTTTCTGTATCCACAAAAGCCTTATATGTCAGATATAAATGCTACATTCAGAAACCTAGACAAAACGACAACTTACACACCAGCACCATATCAGCCAGACAGGTTAAGGGAAAAGCGAGCAAAGTATAAACTGTCGGGAGGTTTCATGTCAGATACTCTGAAGTATAAGAAAACAAATGCGTCCTCTCTGCCAGATTTACTTGACCAGGAGAGTGACCATTTAAGTAATGACCTTGAAACTATATTACATAAAACCATTTGTGAACCTGTTCGGAATTACCATCCCTCAAATGTTTCTGAAACAAAGTCTTTAATGAACCCTGTTGAAAAGAAAGAAATGTACTTGGATGGTAGTACAAGGCATGGACTATCTTCTGTCCAACATCCAAATCAATTACCAAAAACATCAAGTTTAAACACTAGTCAGTCTtcacgaaagatttttacattatcCTCTGGTTCGGAATTAGGCAACGCTTcaataaaaactgaaaaaaagacaACTGACTCAGAATTAGCATATAGGACTACTCCATTTTCTCATGTACATGCAAAATTTAAGTCTGTAAACTTTAATAGAGGTCGATACAATGGACAGAATATATATGACTCTAATAATAATAGTTTTGATGATGGATCAAAAACGAAAAGTGCGTATATTTACCAAAGACAAAATGATCCAGAGCCAAACCAAGTAAAGGCCTTAAAATGCGACACATCTTCCAAATCTAACCAGTCAGTACTTTATCCACAGGATGTTGTTTCGTCAGCACATCAAATTTGTACTGACCAACAAATCCAAGGTGAACAGGGTTATAAGTCCGAAAGAAACCTACACCAAAATTTAATTTATCAGTTGGATGAAAAAGAAAACAAATCCGTGGAATATATAGAACCAGCCAAAGTCATAGACTCCTCAAGGTTTCCTATTAGTCAGATTGTGAAGGAACATTCAGAAGGGAACATCTTGAGCACAGGTACATGCCTGCCACCCACAGAGAATAAGGCAACCAACATATTAAGGCATCACTTACTTGTGACACCAGAACCGTTCAAACGCAATGTCCATATAAGTGTCATCCCCAAGTCACAGTGGAATCAATCTACGAGTTGTGAAGATGGCCAGACCAAAACTTCCCTGGAAGGAGGAATTATTAAAGATTTTGCTCGTGAAGAAGAAACATCACCAGAAGGTTTACAGCTTTACAATACATACAGCTGTCAACAAGTTGTTGAAAATACTGAAGTGTATGAGAGCATTACAAATTCTTCTTATCCAGAAGAAGATAAAATTGAGTATCGTCAAGTTGTCTCAGTCTATTATAGCCTTCCTCGAAAATTCACAAGAAAGATCTCGGATCTGTCCAAGAATAACCTAAAAAACATTGATAAAACTTTAGAGCAAAATAGAACACCTAGTGCAATTCTAGATAAAATAAATAGCTACCACAAAGAAGATTATTCCAAAAACCAAAACTCTAAAAATACGACTGCCGTTACGGAAAAAATACACAATGATAAGGGACATTCAGCAGATGATGTTACATGTAAAATGCATCTCTTAAATTTTCACATCATTCCTTTACAAACGAATCTCGTGAAAAATGACAACAGGACAAATTCTGGTGAAGAAACGGATGATTTAGTGAACAAATTTAGTTCTTTGCACATTTCTAAAAATGAAGACAACTATAAAGCAAGGGAAGAACAAAAGAATAAAAATGAACACAGCCCTTCAAGATCCTCCCCAAGACATTCTCCAAATACTTATTATACATTACCAAATAGGAAATCTGGTGTCCAGGATCTGGGGAAAAATGTTCTAGAGAGAGACATTGCCATGGTACGGCACAGGATTAACCCATATACAAGCAGCAGTCCAGTATCTCAAGATGTTTTCACAGCACCAATGTTCTCGTATGATAACCTTAATTGTTCCCCTGATTATGATTTTATGCATTTTCAGGAAAACAACAAGCAAGAGTATAACATTAATAacaattttgcaaaatatggtgatgTCTGTGAGAGAAAATCCATGGATGAAAGCTTATTATTAAGAGAAGACTTGCCTTCAATCTATAAATCAAAAAGTTTCAAAGATTTAAGTCACAGCAAGTCCTACAACACAGAAGACATCTCGCCACACCACAAATATAACACCAGTCCACAGAATGATTATAATTATCCAAGCTTTAATAAAAGCAATGATGTGGTAAATCGGACTCGACCTTCTTATTGCTCCGAGTTTGTCCAAAAGAAAATGAAGCCTATTAATGCTAAGAAGTTCAGCTTCTCTTTTGATCGTTCAAGTCAAGAAAGTGTGAGCCCTAGACAAACTGGTTCTTATAGTGATAATTTTCGGATATCTGACGTCAATTCATCACCTGTGTTCTACTCTACAAATGACATCTATCCATCTCATGTACCCAAACATTTTGGCCAGAGAAGTCCCAAACATTGTCAAAACCCTACATATTCTAACTTGTATAGATCAAAGAGCATGAGGCTCTTAAACACCGATGGCCAAGAAAATGCTATGGACTACAGAAGAAAGAGCGATAGCAGTTTTTCTTCAAAAAGCTATGGTGGAACTTTGAGGAGAAAAAGTCCTACTTCTGGTGAGACATGGAACAGGAGATTTTCAGATGAAATTTTAGATGAAAATGAAAATTGGCCAATTTCTGAAGAACACAAACCTATTTGTACATCAAAGTCTCTTGATTATGGAATTTTTGGTAAGGAGCAGCAAGAGGCTATTTTAAACAATGTAAAGCGGTCACTTAATGAAGGCAGGCTATGGAGACCAAGTTTTTTGAAAAATCCAAGCTTCTTGAGAACTGAGGAATATTGTTCTTCTCAGGAAGCAAATCCAGTAGGTCGGTCTCCTGAAGATATCCCATCTCAAGGACCTATTTTGAAAGACCATCTAAATATTTATGCTGATGAGCCTGTTTCATCAGATTCAGATAGTGGCACAACCACGGACGATGAATATTACTTAGATGAAAATGACAAGGAGTCAGAACTATGA
- the EXPH5 gene encoding exophilin-5 isoform X2: MTTSRNFQPQKSSGSSFLGLRSPLSSLFSFRKSAKQNVKPPSPQERHSIFSISGQILPNTEVKKKFENYHSARSVKQIANFFEGQHKTRHNDAPKATVQLEKEVFQVLGDLDQKLAQEQSLSQTPRISRLESYKRGRHNGKEDSLHNTSEAKNVFSNLPSHDGKRTVSLQETQTTYATYQPKKFSEMYLNRQHSASKLETSKKPFYKKSSLLFSAASNTTATSSSHSGSFSSSSLQPSTPGIDLERTRPHKSKRTPVTSIKWDNAFPSEQPKETGRPFKTQSALDLTILDKYSQHSRVSDLFKYNTPRVQVSSTNDFSEVRNINTEASTSSFMYTADNRSTGYYKTDSPSHRHEVKYATISERYCEEESKNNYFNNEMSKTPNENSSGNDKEAEPMEIESELSVLNDSNVHYIMGRAEASSNVQTEGCSTKADVIIIESKMAVDNEQCRHSESEINDEDVPVDHTFHEPIEISSSQALEPKILDIDAPKVFLSSRDTSLSTSADIGSIAQEDRFPPKTERLVHNPILNAIKKFSSLEHKTSSKIDPPSFKDIKSSIISDRKNTAAYNNSSSFFKDTSNTGGRFAWMNKRRGSKDNQTAGFRSDTLKFQKRNASSLPDLLDQDSDILSNNIYATGPKKSWENLEVEFDTTLVPETKSFRISDDVDKSYSENDSKYEQPCVQNAIYQGKNRGTKSFLYPQKPYMSDINATFRNLDKTTTYTPAPYQPDRLREKRAKYKLSGGFMSDTLKYKKTNASSLPDLLDQESDHLSNDLETILHKTICEPVRNYHPSNVSETKSLMNPVEKKEMYLDGSTRHGLSSVQHPNQLPKTSSLNTSQSSRKIFTLSSGSELGNASIKTEKKTTDSELAYRTTPFSHVHAKFKSVNFNRGRYNGQNIYDSNNNSFDDGSKTKSAYIYQRQNDPEPNQVKALKCDTSSKSNQSVLYPQDVVSSAHQICTDQQIQGEQGYKSERNLHQNLIYQLDEKENKSVEYIEPAKVIDSSRFPISQIVKEHSEGNILSTGTCLPPTENKATNILRHHLLVTPEPFKRNVHISVIPKSQWNQSTSCEDGQTKTSLEGGIIKDFAREEETSPEGLQLYNTYSCQQVVENTEVYESITNSSYPEEDKIEYRQVVSVYYSLPRKFTRKISDLSKNNLKNIDKTLEQNRTPSAILDKINSYHKEDYSKNQNSKNTTAVTEKIHNDKGHSADDVTCKMHLLNFHIIPLQTNLVKNDNRTNSGEETDDLVNKFSSLHISKNEDNYKAREEQKNKNEHSPSRSSPRHSPNTYYTLPNRKSGVQDLGKNVLERDIAMVRHRINPYTSSSPVSQDVFTAPMFSYDNLNCSPDYDFMHFQENNKQEYNINNNFAKYGDVCERKSMDESLLLREDLPSIYKSKSFKDLSHSKSYNTEDISPHHKYNTSPQNDYNYPSFNKSNDVVNRTRPSYCSEFVQKKMKPINAKKFSFSFDRSSQESVSPRQTGSYSDNFRISDVNSSPVFYSTNDIYPSHVPKHFGQRSPKHCQNPTYSNLYRSKSMRLLNTDGQENAMDYRRKSDSSFSSKSYGGTLRRKSPTSGETWNRRFSDEILDENENWPISEEHKPICTSKSLDYGIFGKEQQEAILNNVKRSLNEGRLWRPSFLKNPSFLRTEEYCSSQEANPVGRSPEDIPSQGPILKDHLNIYADEPVSSDSDSGTTTDDEYYLDENDKESEL, from the exons ACACAGTATCTTTTCTATCAGCGGCCAGATACTGCCCAACACCGAGGTGAAGAAAAAG TTTGAAAATTACCATTCTGCAAGAAGCGTAAAACAGATTGCCAATTTTTTTGAAGGGCAACATAAAACCAGACACAATGATGCCCCAAAGGCCACCGTCCAGCTCGAAAAAGAAGTTTTTCAAG TTTTAGGAGATCTGGATCAAAAACTTGCCCAAGAACAGAGTCTCAGCCAAACACCAAGGATTAGTAGACTTGAAAGCTATAAGCGAGGAAGGCACAATGGCAAAGAAGATTCACTCCATAATACATCAGAAGCTAAAAACGTCTTCAGCAATTTACCTTCTCATGATGGAAAAAGAACTGTGTCACTTCAGGAGACTCAAACAACCTATGCCACATACCAACCCAAAAAATTTTCTGAAATGTACTTAAACAGACAACACTCTGCTTCCAAACTAGAGACTTCCAAAAAACCTTTTTACAAAAAGAGTTCTTTGCTTTTTTCAGCTGCAAGCAACACTACAGCAACTTCATCCTCTCATTCTGGCTCATTTTCATCAAGTAGCTTGCAGCCATCAACTCCAGGCATAGACCTGGAGAGGACAAGACCACACAAGTCAAAGAGGACACCTGTCACTTCCATCAAATGGGATAATGCATTTCCTTCTGAGCAGCCTAAGGAGACCGGTAGACCGTTCAAGACACAATCAGCTTTGGATCTTACAATACTTGATAAATACAGTCAACACAGCAGAGTGTCTGATCTTTTCAAGTACAACACACCGAGAGTACAAGTGTCCTCTACGAATGACTTTAGTGAAGTCAGAAATATCAACACTGAAGCAAGCACATCATCATTTATGTATACTGCAGATAATAGATCCACTGGATATTACAAAACTGACTCTCCTAGCCACAGGCATGAAGTCAAATATGCCACAATATCTGAAAGGTATTGTGAGGAGGAatctaaaaataattattttaataaTGAAATGAGTAAAACGCCTAATGAGAATTCGAGTGGCAATGACAAGGAAGCAGAACCAATGGAAATAGAAAGTGAATTATCCGTACTGAATGATAGCAATGTGCATTATATAATGGGAAGAGCAGAGGCTTCTAGTAACGTGCAAACAGAGGGCTGTTCTACAAAAGCAGATGTAATAATTATAGAGTCAAAAATGGCAGTAGATAATGAACAATGCAGACATTCCGAATCCGAGATCAATGATGAAGATGTTCCAGTAGATCATACGTTCCATGAACCGATTGAAATATCTTCTAGTCAAGCATTAGAACCCAAGATCTTGGATATTGATGCTCCAAAAGTCTTCCTTAGTTCTAGAGATACCAGTTTGTCAACTTCTGCTGACATTGGTTCCATTGCTCAAGAAGATCgtttcccaccaaaaacagaaaggcTTGTTCATAATCCGATATTAAATGCCATTAAAAAATTTTCTTCACTTGAACACAAAACATCTTCTAAAATTGATCCTCCTTCTTTTAAGGATATCAAATCTTCAATAATCAGTGATCGGAAAAACACAGCGGCTTATAATAATAGTTCTAGTTTTTTTAAGGACACCTCAAATACTGGCGGAAGATTTGCTTGGATGAATAAGAGGAGAGGATCAAAAGACAATCAAACAGCAGGTTTTCGGTCTGATACACTTAAGTTTCAGAAAAGAAACGCGTCTTCTCTCCCAGATTTACTTGACCAGGACAGTGATATTTTGTCTAATAATATCTACGCTACAGGACCCAAAAAGAGTTGGGAAAATCTAGAGGTAGAATTTGATACCACCCTGGTTCCTGAAACAAAATCTTTCAGAATTTCTGATGACGTAGATAAAAGTTACTCAGAAAATGATTCCAAATATGAGCAGCCTTGTGTTCAAAATGCCATTTATCAAGGCAAAAATCGAGGTACAAAAAGTTTTCTGTATCCACAAAAGCCTTATATGTCAGATATAAATGCTACATTCAGAAACCTAGACAAAACGACAACTTACACACCAGCACCATATCAGCCAGACAGGTTAAGGGAAAAGCGAGCAAAGTATAAACTGTCGGGAGGTTTCATGTCAGATACTCTGAAGTATAAGAAAACAAATGCGTCCTCTCTGCCAGATTTACTTGACCAGGAGAGTGACCATTTAAGTAATGACCTTGAAACTATATTACATAAAACCATTTGTGAACCTGTTCGGAATTACCATCCCTCAAATGTTTCTGAAACAAAGTCTTTAATGAACCCTGTTGAAAAGAAAGAAATGTACTTGGATGGTAGTACAAGGCATGGACTATCTTCTGTCCAACATCCAAATCAATTACCAAAAACATCAAGTTTAAACACTAGTCAGTCTtcacgaaagatttttacattatcCTCTGGTTCGGAATTAGGCAACGCTTcaataaaaactgaaaaaaagacaACTGACTCAGAATTAGCATATAGGACTACTCCATTTTCTCATGTACATGCAAAATTTAAGTCTGTAAACTTTAATAGAGGTCGATACAATGGACAGAATATATATGACTCTAATAATAATAGTTTTGATGATGGATCAAAAACGAAAAGTGCGTATATTTACCAAAGACAAAATGATCCAGAGCCAAACCAAGTAAAGGCCTTAAAATGCGACACATCTTCCAAATCTAACCAGTCAGTACTTTATCCACAGGATGTTGTTTCGTCAGCACATCAAATTTGTACTGACCAACAAATCCAAGGTGAACAGGGTTATAAGTCCGAAAGAAACCTACACCAAAATTTAATTTATCAGTTGGATGAAAAAGAAAACAAATCCGTGGAATATATAGAACCAGCCAAAGTCATAGACTCCTCAAGGTTTCCTATTAGTCAGATTGTGAAGGAACATTCAGAAGGGAACATCTTGAGCACAGGTACATGCCTGCCACCCACAGAGAATAAGGCAACCAACATATTAAGGCATCACTTACTTGTGACACCAGAACCGTTCAAACGCAATGTCCATATAAGTGTCATCCCCAAGTCACAGTGGAATCAATCTACGAGTTGTGAAGATGGCCAGACCAAAACTTCCCTGGAAGGAGGAATTATTAAAGATTTTGCTCGTGAAGAAGAAACATCACCAGAAGGTTTACAGCTTTACAATACATACAGCTGTCAACAAGTTGTTGAAAATACTGAAGTGTATGAGAGCATTACAAATTCTTCTTATCCAGAAGAAGATAAAATTGAGTATCGTCAAGTTGTCTCAGTCTATTATAGCCTTCCTCGAAAATTCACAAGAAAGATCTCGGATCTGTCCAAGAATAACCTAAAAAACATTGATAAAACTTTAGAGCAAAATAGAACACCTAGTGCAATTCTAGATAAAATAAATAGCTACCACAAAGAAGATTATTCCAAAAACCAAAACTCTAAAAATACGACTGCCGTTACGGAAAAAATACACAATGATAAGGGACATTCAGCAGATGATGTTACATGTAAAATGCATCTCTTAAATTTTCACATCATTCCTTTACAAACGAATCTCGTGAAAAATGACAACAGGACAAATTCTGGTGAAGAAACGGATGATTTAGTGAACAAATTTAGTTCTTTGCACATTTCTAAAAATGAAGACAACTATAAAGCAAGGGAAGAACAAAAGAATAAAAATGAACACAGCCCTTCAAGATCCTCCCCAAGACATTCTCCAAATACTTATTATACATTACCAAATAGGAAATCTGGTGTCCAGGATCTGGGGAAAAATGTTCTAGAGAGAGACATTGCCATGGTACGGCACAGGATTAACCCATATACAAGCAGCAGTCCAGTATCTCAAGATGTTTTCACAGCACCAATGTTCTCGTATGATAACCTTAATTGTTCCCCTGATTATGATTTTATGCATTTTCAGGAAAACAACAAGCAAGAGTATAACATTAATAacaattttgcaaaatatggtgatgTCTGTGAGAGAAAATCCATGGATGAAAGCTTATTATTAAGAGAAGACTTGCCTTCAATCTATAAATCAAAAAGTTTCAAAGATTTAAGTCACAGCAAGTCCTACAACACAGAAGACATCTCGCCACACCACAAATATAACACCAGTCCACAGAATGATTATAATTATCCAAGCTTTAATAAAAGCAATGATGTGGTAAATCGGACTCGACCTTCTTATTGCTCCGAGTTTGTCCAAAAGAAAATGAAGCCTATTAATGCTAAGAAGTTCAGCTTCTCTTTTGATCGTTCAAGTCAAGAAAGTGTGAGCCCTAGACAAACTGGTTCTTATAGTGATAATTTTCGGATATCTGACGTCAATTCATCACCTGTGTTCTACTCTACAAATGACATCTATCCATCTCATGTACCCAAACATTTTGGCCAGAGAAGTCCCAAACATTGTCAAAACCCTACATATTCTAACTTGTATAGATCAAAGAGCATGAGGCTCTTAAACACCGATGGCCAAGAAAATGCTATGGACTACAGAAGAAAGAGCGATAGCAGTTTTTCTTCAAAAAGCTATGGTGGAACTTTGAGGAGAAAAAGTCCTACTTCTGGTGAGACATGGAACAGGAGATTTTCAGATGAAATTTTAGATGAAAATGAAAATTGGCCAATTTCTGAAGAACACAAACCTATTTGTACATCAAAGTCTCTTGATTATGGAATTTTTGGTAAGGAGCAGCAAGAGGCTATTTTAAACAATGTAAAGCGGTCACTTAATGAAGGCAGGCTATGGAGACCAAGTTTTTTGAAAAATCCAAGCTTCTTGAGAACTGAGGAATATTGTTCTTCTCAGGAAGCAAATCCAGTAGGTCGGTCTCCTGAAGATATCCCATCTCAAGGACCTATTTTGAAAGACCATCTAAATATTTATGCTGATGAGCCTGTTTCATCAGATTCAGATAGTGGCACAACCACGGACGATGAATATTACTTAGATGAAAATGACAAGGAGTCAGAACTATGA